From a single SAR202 cluster bacterium genomic region:
- a CDS encoding MFS transporter: MASTSHAPSHIPSAPPARTVKRALRLSTMEGVAFGAFIGLGEHFILAFAVAMSGSSLEIGLLASLPGFLGSIAQLFDTRLVQLLKSRKAVVLIFALAQGLILLPLIAVVFIDSGQGVWWLVLFASLYSIFGALISPAWGSIMSQLVPGKLRGSYFSRRSRLSTLANVMSFLLAGLFLNQLVEKELWGFAVLFGAAVVARLISWALLTRLHEPDKELYQVAHASHTSNNAQRHNLRTYLLFLFCMSFAVNIASPYFTLYQLRDLGMDYLTFVALEAVSTLATLVAITHWGQATALEIVKFCS; this comes from the coding sequence ATGGCTTCAACATCACACGCCCCATCCCACATCCCAAGCGCCCCTCCAGCTCGCACAGTAAAGCGCGCCCTGCGACTATCCACCATGGAAGGCGTGGCCTTTGGGGCCTTCATTGGTCTTGGGGAACACTTCATCCTTGCCTTCGCAGTGGCTATGTCTGGCAGCAGCCTGGAAATCGGCCTGCTGGCGTCCCTGCCCGGCTTCCTAGGCTCCATTGCCCAACTCTTTGACACACGTCTAGTCCAATTGCTCAAGAGCAGAAAAGCAGTAGTCCTCATTTTTGCCTTGGCCCAGGGCCTTATCCTCCTGCCTTTAATAGCAGTCGTCTTTATAGATTCGGGTCAGGGCGTGTGGTGGCTCGTCTTATTCGCCAGCCTTTATTCCATCTTTGGTGCTCTTATCTCGCCTGCTTGGGGTAGCATCATGTCCCAGCTAGTCCCTGGAAAGCTGCGGGGCAGTTACTTTTCCAGGCGCAGCCGTCTTTCCACTTTAGCTAACGTGATGTCATTTCTTCTGGCAGGGCTATTTCTGAATCAACTCGTCGAAAAGGAACTCTGGGGATTCGCCGTCCTGTTTGGCGCTGCCGTTGTAGCCAGACTTATATCCTGGGCATTGCTTACCCGGCTCCATGAGCCGGACAAAGAGCTATACCAGGTTGCCCACGCCTCGCACACCTCCAACAATGCTCAACGCCATAACCTCCGCACCTACTTGCTTTTCCTCTTCTGCATGAGCTTTGCCGTAAACATCGCCAGCCCCTACTTTACCCTTTACCAGCTTCGAGACCTTGGCATGGACTACCTTACTTTTGTCGCCTTAGAGGCTGTATCCACTTTGGCTACTCTGGTAGCTATCACCCACTGGGGCCAGGCGACCGCGCTGGAAATCGTAAAATTCTGCTCCTGA
- the mftG gene encoding mycofactocin system GMC family oxidoreductase MftG: MKYDIIIVGAGSAGCVLAARLSENPRRSVLLLEAGPDYPDLQFLPDDLKYGYTRNAEARTGKHNWSLTGDITSTQTRVHVAQGKVVGGSGAINGQTFLRAIPQDHDDWAALGNTEWSYAKVLPFYRKMERDLDISDDYHGADGPIPVLRRKHGEWQPYHSAFYKACVAEGFPEDPDMNGPNTAGVGLLPMNNPDGIRMSAALTHLAPARHRLNLTIRPNVLVTRVIIDNKRAMAVEAESAGQKFTIEGGEIILAAGGLRSPHLLLLSGVGPADHLRAVGIPVAHHSPAVGQHLTNHPNASVTFRVRDGVPLTLGPNTVRLSARYTASDSTTPNDMALLTSSIYNPVTGEYLPDRGIRISCSLSLPAGAGDLRLSSADPHQQPAFNYRYLEDPYDRQRLREGVRLCMRLGQSAAYKNVVTQRTGPTNDDLASDKALDAWLLATVGTARHVSGTCKMGPASDPKAVVDQYCRVHGIDALRVADASIIPQITRANTNAPVILIAERLAAWLS, translated from the coding sequence ATGAAATATGACATCATCATCGTCGGCGCGGGCTCCGCCGGCTGCGTCCTCGCCGCCCGACTCTCGGAAAACCCCCGCCGCTCCGTCCTCCTCCTCGAGGCCGGCCCCGACTATCCCGACCTCCAATTCCTCCCCGACGACCTGAAATACGGCTACACCCGCAACGCCGAGGCCCGTACCGGCAAGCACAACTGGTCCCTCACCGGGGACATCACCTCCACTCAGACCCGCGTCCACGTCGCTCAGGGCAAGGTCGTCGGCGGCTCCGGCGCTATCAACGGCCAGACCTTCCTCCGCGCCATCCCCCAGGACCATGACGACTGGGCCGCCCTCGGCAACACCGAATGGAGCTACGCCAAAGTCCTCCCCTTTTACCGAAAGATGGAGCGCGATCTGGACATCTCCGACGACTACCACGGCGCCGACGGCCCTATCCCCGTCCTCCGTCGCAAGCACGGCGAATGGCAGCCTTACCACTCCGCCTTCTACAAGGCCTGCGTCGCCGAGGGCTTCCCCGAGGACCCCGACATGAACGGCCCCAACACCGCCGGCGTCGGCCTCCTACCCATGAACAATCCAGACGGCATCCGAATGAGCGCTGCCCTCACCCACCTCGCTCCAGCCCGCCACCGCCTCAACCTCACCATCCGGCCCAACGTCCTCGTCACCCGCGTTATCATCGACAACAAGCGCGCCATGGCCGTCGAGGCCGAAAGCGCCGGTCAGAAGTTCACCATCGAGGGCGGCGAAATCATCCTCGCCGCCGGCGGCCTCCGCTCCCCACACCTCCTCCTCCTCTCCGGCGTCGGCCCCGCCGACCACCTCCGCGCCGTCGGCATCCCCGTCGCCCATCACTCCCCCGCCGTCGGCCAGCACCTCACCAACCACCCCAACGCCAGCGTCACCTTCCGCGTCCGTGACGGCGTCCCCCTTACCCTCGGCCCCAACACCGTCCGCCTCTCCGCCCGCTACACCGCCAGCGACTCCACCACCCCCAACGACATGGCCCTCCTCACCTCCTCCATCTATAACCCCGTCACCGGCGAGTATTTGCCCGATCGCGGCATCCGAATCTCCTGCTCCCTCTCCCTCCCCGCGGGCGCCGGCGACCTGCGGCTCTCCTCCGCCGACCCTCACCAGCAGCCCGCCTTCAATTACCGATATCTCGAAGATCCCTACGACCGCCAGCGCCTTCGCGAGGGCGTCCGCCTCTGTATGCGCCTGGGCCAGAGTGCCGCCTACAAAAACGTTGTCACCCAGCGCACCGGCCCCACCAACGACGACCTCGCCTCCGACAAAGCCCTGGACGCGTGGCTCCTCGCCACCGTCGGCACCGCCCGCCACGTCTCCGGCACATGCAAAATGGGCCCCGCCTCAGACCCTAAAGCCGTCGTTGACCAGTATTGCCGGGTCCACGGCATTGACGCTCTCCGCGTCGCCGACGCCTCCATCATCCCCCAGATCACCCGCGCCAACACCAACGCCCCCGTCATCCTCATAGCCGAGCGCCTCGCCGCCTGGCTCTCCTAA
- a CDS encoding LysR family transcriptional regulator, which produces MGPNFHHLEIFHAVARLGSFSKASEELLIGQPSVSLQIRDLERYYGAPLFHRQGRKIRLTDIGEIVYRYTEQIFKTSNEMERAVDRLKQAVTGRLVLGASSTPGEYLAPRLLGRFTKIYPGVEVSLQIANTSHVIAQVVARNIDLGLVGAKADNPSVEAKEIYTDRLAVFAAPDHPLASRKSVHLTELVQHPFVMRENGSATRSVAEDYFKKLDLPIKMSMEVSNNEAVKRAVAAGLGVGVLSSLALEVDLAAGAVQLVDVPVFDCRRSFYILHHRQAYLSRVQQAFLDLIPDLPES; this is translated from the coding sequence ATGGGTCCTAACTTCCACCACCTGGAAATCTTTCACGCCGTCGCCCGCCTCGGCAGCTTCTCCAAAGCCAGCGAGGAGCTTCTCATCGGCCAGCCCTCCGTCTCCCTCCAGATACGAGACCTGGAACGCTACTACGGCGCGCCCCTTTTCCATCGACAGGGCCGCAAAATCCGACTCACTGACATCGGCGAAATCGTCTACCGTTACACTGAGCAGATCTTCAAGACCTCTAACGAGATGGAGCGCGCCGTGGACCGCCTCAAGCAGGCAGTCACCGGCCGCCTCGTCCTCGGCGCCAGTTCCACCCCTGGCGAGTACCTCGCCCCCCGTCTCCTAGGCCGATTTACCAAGATTTACCCGGGCGTGGAGGTCTCCCTTCAGATCGCCAACACCTCCCACGTTATCGCTCAGGTGGTCGCCCGCAATATCGACCTCGGCCTCGTCGGCGCCAAGGCCGACAACCCCTCCGTCGAAGCCAAGGAGATCTACACCGACCGCCTCGCCGTCTTCGCCGCCCCCGACCATCCCCTCGCCTCCAGAAAGTCCGTCCACCTGACCGAGCTTGTCCAGCACCCCTTTGTCATGCGTGAGAACGGCTCCGCCACCCGAAGCGTGGCCGAAGACTATTTCAAAAAGCTGGATTTGCCCATCAAAATGTCCATGGAAGTCAGCAACAATGAGGCGGTGAAACGCGCCGTGGCCGCCGGCCTCGGCGTCGGCGTCCTCTCCAGCCTCGCGTTGGAGGTAGACCTCGCCGCCGGCGCCGTCCAGCTAGTCGACGTCCCCGTCTTCGACTGCCGGCGTTCCTTCTACATCCTCCACCACCGCCAAGCCTACCTCTCCCGTGTCCAACAGGCCTTCTTAGACCTCATCCCAGACCTCCCCGAGTCCTAA
- a CDS encoding DNA mismatch repair endonuclease MutL — MAIRVLAGDVASKIAAGEVVERPASVVKELVENSLDAGATQVTVEVRAGGAELIRVVDNGRGIESKEAALAFERHATSKLKDIEDLEQIATLGFRGEALPSIASVSRVRMLTRSAGSEQGWEVRLQWGAVEREGPAGSPVGTSVTVTDLFENVPARRKFLRSPTAESGRIKDLISKFILAFPEVRFHLTMDGSDSLRSTGTGRMEEAVASVYGAETARRLLAVGGRRGELEDEGENPPFTTPIPLSSSHPQGGRGVDGETQREAASQMEPGQQGFTPHPNLLPQGEKGPEGEVLLPSTLRSGSWQASSEQALGPSTARSGGRRDQGSQGQASGRRRGYEVEGYVGPPSLERSNRSQITFFVNRRWVQSRLLLVALEESYKGLMPQGRYPLAVINLTVPPEEVDVNVHPAKREVRFRNEDRAFSSVQKAVRAALVEASPVPTVHLPSRGAEGGLRLSPMDYQAPLGSGTSARPTPTPLSSSPSFDQAQDRPQGGRGPDEMGQSPTLKEAGPRLRVLGQASSTYIVAEGPDGIFLIDQHAAHECVLYERILREMKEGKPSQQALLEPVTVEVDALQAGVVEESREEMEAYGFSLEAFGGGSYLLRAAPVAMGEGDPSRGFLEVVEMMSREARVKDRREALAASIACHGSVRAGKGLSQREMEEMVRLLEGAVNPHTCPHGRPTMLHLSSRHLEREFGRR, encoded by the coding sequence ATGGCGATTAGGGTACTGGCAGGCGATGTAGCGTCTAAGATAGCGGCGGGGGAGGTGGTGGAGCGGCCTGCGTCGGTGGTGAAGGAGCTGGTGGAGAATTCCCTGGACGCAGGGGCGACGCAGGTGACGGTGGAGGTGAGGGCCGGCGGGGCAGAGTTGATCCGGGTGGTGGATAATGGGCGGGGGATAGAGTCGAAAGAAGCCGCGCTGGCCTTTGAGCGCCACGCTACGAGCAAGCTAAAAGATATTGAAGACCTGGAGCAGATCGCCACGCTGGGGTTTAGAGGGGAGGCGCTGCCGAGCATAGCGTCGGTGTCTCGGGTGCGGATGCTGACACGGTCGGCGGGGTCTGAGCAGGGGTGGGAGGTGAGGCTCCAGTGGGGCGCGGTAGAGAGGGAGGGGCCGGCGGGGAGCCCCGTGGGGACGTCGGTGACGGTGACGGACCTGTTCGAGAACGTGCCGGCGCGTCGAAAGTTCCTGCGGTCGCCTACAGCGGAGTCGGGGCGGATAAAAGACCTTATTTCAAAGTTTATCCTGGCTTTTCCAGAAGTACGATTTCATTTGACGATGGATGGGAGCGATTCGCTGCGGTCGACGGGGACGGGTCGGATGGAGGAGGCGGTGGCGTCGGTATATGGGGCGGAGACGGCGAGGCGGCTGCTGGCTGTGGGAGGGCGGAGGGGTGAGTTGGAGGATGAGGGAGAGAACCCACCGTTTACCACCCCGATCCCTCTCTCTAGCTCTCACCCTCAAGGAGGGAGAGGAGTAGACGGGGAGACCCAACGAGAAGCAGCCAGCCAGATGGAGCCTGGTCAGCAGGGTTTCACCCCTCATCCTAACCTTCTCCCACAAGGGGAGAAGGGACCTGAAGGGGAGGTCCTTCTTCCTTCGACCCTTCGATCAGGCTCATGGCAGGCTTCCTCAGAACAGGCTCTTGGTCCTTCCACGGCAAGAAGCGGAGGAAGGCGAGACCAGGGGAGCCAAGGGCAGGCTTCCGGCAGGCGGCGGGGGTATGAGGTGGAGGGGTATGTGGGGCCGCCGTCGCTGGAGAGGTCGAATAGAAGCCAGATAACGTTTTTTGTAAATCGACGGTGGGTGCAGAGCCGATTGCTTTTGGTCGCGCTGGAGGAGTCCTACAAGGGGCTGATGCCGCAGGGGAGGTATCCGCTGGCGGTTATTAACTTGACCGTGCCGCCGGAGGAAGTGGATGTGAACGTGCATCCGGCCAAGCGGGAGGTGCGGTTCAGGAACGAGGACAGGGCGTTCAGCTCGGTGCAGAAGGCGGTGAGGGCGGCGCTGGTGGAGGCGTCGCCGGTGCCGACGGTGCATTTGCCGTCGAGGGGAGCGGAAGGCGGGTTGAGGCTTTCGCCGATGGACTACCAGGCTCCGTTGGGGTCTGGGACATCCGCCCGCCCAACCCCGACCCCCCTCTCTAGCTCTCCCTCCTTCGACCAGGCTCAGGACAGGCCTCAAGGGGGGAGAGGACCAGACGAGATGGGACAGTCCCCCACACTGAAGGAGGCGGGGCCGAGGCTGCGGGTGCTGGGGCAGGCGTCGTCGACGTACATTGTGGCGGAGGGACCGGACGGGATATTTTTAATCGACCAACATGCAGCGCACGAGTGTGTGCTGTACGAGCGGATATTGAGGGAGATGAAGGAGGGGAAGCCGTCGCAGCAGGCGCTGTTGGAGCCGGTGACGGTGGAGGTGGACGCGCTGCAGGCGGGAGTCGTGGAGGAGTCGAGGGAAGAGATGGAGGCTTACGGGTTTTCGCTGGAGGCGTTTGGGGGAGGGTCGTATCTGCTGAGGGCGGCGCCTGTGGCTATGGGGGAGGGGGACCCGTCGAGGGGGTTCCTGGAGGTGGTGGAGATGATGTCAAGGGAGGCGAGAGTGAAGGACCGGCGGGAGGCGCTGGCGGCGTCGATAGCGTGCCACGGGTCAGTAAGAGCGGGGAAGGGACTTAGCCAGCGGGAGATGGAGGAGATGGTGCGGCTGCTGGAGGGGGCGGTGAACCCGCATACGTGTCCACATGGGAGGCCGACGATGCTGCATTTGAGTTCCAGGCACTTGGAGAGGGAGTTTGGGAGGAGGTAG
- a CDS encoding MFS transporter, whose product MHFGYSGSYHPLGPGDRAGNRKILLLTSLLIPFVPLLWIPSSNFMYIALIQAFSGLAWAGFNLCSVNYLYDATHPDNRTRYLAYFSAGMGMTAGLGALTGGYILEWLPALRGHQIITLFLISGLLRLLTTAAFISRVKEVRKVSNLPASQLFHILIGGRSVHRRVIHHHSPLHHFHLGKTKVGQANGHRP is encoded by the coding sequence ATCCACTTTGGCTACTCTGGTAGCTATCACCCACTGGGGCCAGGCGACCGCGCTGGAAATCGTAAAATTCTGCTCCTGACCTCCCTCCTCATTCCCTTTGTCCCCCTGCTTTGGATTCCCTCCTCTAACTTCATGTACATAGCCTTGATACAAGCCTTTTCTGGGCTGGCGTGGGCTGGCTTCAATCTCTGCTCGGTAAACTATCTCTACGACGCCACCCATCCAGATAACAGGACTCGCTATTTGGCATACTTTAGCGCCGGCATGGGCATGACAGCAGGATTGGGCGCTCTGACCGGCGGATATATCCTCGAATGGCTGCCGGCTCTTCGGGGACATCAGATAATTACTCTTTTCCTAATATCTGGCCTCTTACGTTTGTTAACCACAGCGGCATTCATATCTCGTGTAAAAGAGGTAAGGAAAGTTAGCAACCTTCCCGCCAGCCAGCTATTTCATATCCTCATCGGTGGCCGGAGCGTTCATCGACGCGTCATTCACCACCACTCCCCACTCCACCACTTTCATCTTGGGAAAACCAAAGTCGGACAAGCCAACGGCCATCGGCCCTGA
- a CDS encoding ammonium transporter, with product MDKGDTAWVLMASGLVLLMTPGLAFFYAGLVRQKNVLNTMMLSFIAMAVVGLVWVLWGYSLAFGPDWEGWGLVGNLKWFGLKDVSATEAGPYSATIPHQAFMIFQAKFAIITPALITGAIVERVRFRTIVVFLILWSTIVYAPLAHWLWSTNGWLGALGGEGALDFAGGAVVHISAGVAAMAAALIFGRRIQSGSEKMEPANIPFVILGTGLLWFGWFGFNAGSALSSLGAATNAFVVTNTAACTAALTWVALYWQATNKISVVGAAVGAVVGLAAITPAAGFVGPMPAIAIGFVAGLACYAAVKIKTRMGFDDSLDVWAVHGVAGAWGILATGLFVGVGYLSFEALTQPGMGRGEQILWQVVTIGVASAWAFVGTCGILWVLKKTIGLRVSEEEETRGLDVSQHGEVAYGVVH from the coding sequence ATAGATAAGGGCGATACCGCGTGGGTGCTGATGGCATCCGGCCTAGTGCTGCTGATGACGCCCGGTTTGGCGTTTTTCTATGCGGGGCTGGTGCGCCAGAAGAATGTGCTGAACACGATGATGCTGAGCTTCATAGCGATGGCTGTGGTAGGGCTGGTATGGGTGCTGTGGGGTTACAGCCTAGCCTTTGGGCCGGACTGGGAGGGATGGGGCCTGGTGGGGAATCTGAAGTGGTTTGGGCTGAAGGACGTGTCGGCGACGGAGGCGGGGCCGTATTCGGCGACGATACCGCATCAGGCGTTCATGATATTCCAGGCGAAGTTCGCGATTATAACGCCTGCTTTGATCACAGGGGCAATTGTGGAGCGGGTGAGGTTCCGGACCATAGTGGTGTTCCTGATTTTGTGGTCGACGATTGTGTACGCGCCGCTGGCGCACTGGCTGTGGAGCACCAACGGCTGGCTGGGAGCGCTGGGCGGAGAGGGGGCGCTGGACTTTGCCGGAGGCGCGGTGGTGCATATAAGCGCGGGCGTAGCGGCGATGGCGGCGGCCCTGATTTTTGGCAGGCGGATACAATCAGGCTCTGAGAAGATGGAGCCGGCCAACATTCCTTTTGTAATTCTGGGAACGGGACTGCTTTGGTTTGGGTGGTTTGGGTTTAACGCGGGGAGCGCGCTGTCGTCGCTGGGGGCGGCCACCAACGCCTTTGTGGTGACGAACACGGCGGCCTGCACGGCGGCGCTGACCTGGGTGGCGCTCTACTGGCAGGCCACGAATAAGATTAGCGTGGTAGGGGCCGCTGTGGGAGCGGTGGTGGGACTGGCGGCTATAACGCCTGCGGCGGGGTTTGTGGGGCCGATGCCGGCTATCGCGATCGGGTTTGTGGCAGGCCTGGCGTGCTACGCCGCGGTAAAGATAAAGACAAGGATGGGATTTGACGACTCGCTGGACGTTTGGGCGGTGCATGGTGTGGCGGGCGCTTGGGGTATTCTGGCCACAGGGTTATTCGTAGGGGTAGGGTACCTGAGCTTCGAGGCGCTGACTCAACCGGGTATGGGACGGGGCGAGCAGATACTGTGGCAGGTGGTGACGATTGGAGTGGCGTCTGCCTGGGCTTTTGTGGGGACCTGCGGCATCCTGTGGGTGTTGAAGAAGACTATTGGCCTGAGGGTGTCGGAGGAGGAAGAGACGAGGGGGCTGGACGTGAGCCAGCATGGGGAAGTGGCGTACGGTGTGGTGCATTAA
- a CDS encoding CBS domain-containing protein, with protein MNNNLKSLPKSASIWEAANMMRENDIGDVVVIGEDSKILGIVTDRDIVVRAIAQGKDPSTTKLEEITSKDLVTVSSTDDADQAVRLMREKAIRRLPVVDGDRPVGFVSIGDLALAKDRESALADISGAPPNR; from the coding sequence ATGAATAATAATCTGAAGTCGCTGCCGAAGTCCGCTTCCATCTGGGAGGCGGCGAACATGATGCGGGAGAATGATATTGGCGACGTAGTGGTCATCGGCGAGGACAGCAAGATCTTAGGGATTGTGACGGACAGGGATATAGTGGTCAGGGCTATTGCTCAAGGGAAAGACCCATCCACGACGAAGCTGGAGGAGATAACGAGCAAGGATCTGGTTACAGTATCGTCGACGGATGACGCGGACCAGGCGGTGCGGTTGATGCGCGAGAAGGCGATTCGACGGCTGCCGGTAGTGGATGGGGACAGGCCGGTGGGGTTTGTATCGATAGGGGACCTGGCGCTGGCGAAGGATAGAGAGTCGGCGCTGGCGGACATTAGCGGGGCGCCGCCGAACAGGTAG
- the mutS gene encoding DNA mismatch repair protein MutS, giving the protein MAIEKNATPIRRQYLRIKERYPDAILFFRLGDFYETFDEDAHVASRELDIVLTSRSMGKDVKAPMAGIPFHAAESYLARLIKKGYKVALCEQLSDPATSKGLVDRNVVRVVTPGTVIEPSILEQTANNYLAALVVRGEEAGLAHVDVSTGLFSTTQLPLSKLAPEVARLGPSEVLAPQGQEGLAGELNVQVVTPFNSRAFEPMHAEEMLKDKFGVMSLEAFGCENLPLATGAVGAILEYLDQTQPGALGQVTSLSVYSVGDYMALDAQTVRNLELFQSGRWGESELSLLKVLDFTKTPMGARLLRRWVGQPLLNLEALLRRQEGVAYFCGDMMRREETRNMLGKVSDIERILGRMRLEKASPRDLLALKESLRASGRLREMIRDNPPRTTPTPHLNLPPQGGKRPEGSRGGVGSQMSPGQQGFTPQPAFSPTRGEGVKFVGAALRNFPEVAGLVEAAVEAEPVGMPGEGRVIRRGFSEELDRLRDASGNAREFIAGLERKEREATGIKSLKVGYNRVFGYYIEVSKANLSQAPARYERRQTITNGERYVTPELKEYESLILNAQERIETLERDIWRQVCGQVLEQSAGLMELAASLAETDGVASLAEAASRYGYVRPELTLEGSIDIKAGRHPMVERVLAAGTFVPNDLYMANDDAQLLMITGPNMSGKSTFIRQAALITLMAQIGSFVPAERAKIGMADRIFTRVGLQDDLSTGQSTFMVEMVETAAILNQATPRSLVILDEIGRGTSTYDGLSIARAVAEHIHNSPRLGCRTLFATHYHELTELAHHGGLPRVRNFSVSVAEEGGRLVFLHRIVPGGADRSYGVHVAQLAGLPRSVVQRAWEVLGELEAGSMVNNGVATKKRGKGTPAQQMGLFGSGDGGVSEELRGLDVSAMTPLEAINKLFELQKRAREEG; this is encoded by the coding sequence ATGGCTATCGAAAAGAACGCAACACCTATTCGACGACAGTACCTGAGGATTAAGGAGCGTTACCCGGACGCTATCCTGTTCTTCCGCTTGGGCGACTTCTACGAGACGTTCGACGAGGATGCCCACGTGGCCTCTCGTGAGCTGGATATCGTACTGACGTCTCGTAGCATGGGGAAGGACGTGAAGGCGCCCATGGCGGGCATCCCGTTCCACGCGGCGGAGAGCTACCTGGCGCGGCTGATCAAAAAGGGGTATAAGGTGGCGCTGTGCGAGCAGCTTAGCGACCCCGCTACGAGCAAGGGGCTTGTAGACCGCAATGTGGTACGAGTGGTGACGCCGGGGACGGTTATAGAACCAAGCATACTGGAGCAGACGGCTAACAACTACCTGGCGGCGCTGGTTGTTCGTGGGGAGGAGGCGGGGCTGGCACACGTCGACGTTAGCACAGGACTGTTTTCGACGACGCAACTGCCGCTGTCCAAACTGGCGCCGGAGGTGGCGAGGCTGGGGCCGTCGGAAGTGCTGGCGCCGCAGGGGCAGGAAGGGTTGGCGGGGGAGCTGAACGTGCAGGTGGTCACGCCCTTCAATTCGAGGGCTTTTGAGCCAATGCATGCCGAGGAAATGTTGAAAGACAAGTTCGGGGTGATGAGCCTGGAGGCCTTTGGGTGCGAAAACCTGCCGCTGGCGACGGGGGCGGTGGGGGCGATACTAGAGTATTTGGACCAGACGCAGCCTGGGGCTTTGGGACAGGTGACGTCGCTATCGGTGTATTCGGTGGGGGATTACATGGCGCTGGACGCGCAGACGGTGCGGAACCTAGAGCTGTTCCAGAGCGGGCGGTGGGGTGAGTCGGAGCTGTCGCTGCTGAAGGTGCTGGACTTCACGAAGACGCCTATGGGGGCGAGACTGCTGCGTCGGTGGGTGGGACAGCCGCTGTTGAATCTGGAGGCGTTGCTGCGGCGGCAGGAGGGGGTGGCGTATTTTTGCGGAGATATGATGAGGCGAGAGGAGACTCGGAATATGCTGGGGAAGGTATCGGATATAGAGAGGATTTTGGGTCGGATGAGGCTGGAGAAGGCGTCGCCGAGGGACTTGCTGGCGTTGAAGGAGAGTTTGAGGGCGTCGGGGAGGTTGAGGGAGATGATTAGGGACAACCCCCCACGCACCACCCCGACCCCCCATCTTAATCTTCCCCCTCAAGGGGGGAAGAGACCAGAAGGAAGCCGAGGAGGTGTGGGTAGTCAGATGAGCCCTGGTCAGCAGGGTTTCACCCCTCAACCTGCATTTTCTCCCACAAGGGGAGAAGGAGTGAAATTTGTCGGTGCCGCCTTGCGCAACTTTCCGGAGGTGGCGGGGCTGGTGGAGGCGGCGGTGGAGGCGGAGCCGGTGGGGATGCCGGGGGAGGGAAGGGTTATTCGGCGGGGGTTTTCGGAGGAGCTGGACAGATTGAGGGACGCGTCGGGGAATGCGAGGGAGTTCATAGCAGGATTGGAGAGGAAGGAGCGGGAGGCGACGGGGATAAAGTCGCTGAAGGTGGGGTATAACCGGGTCTTCGGGTATTACATTGAGGTGAGCAAGGCCAACCTGTCGCAGGCGCCTGCTAGATATGAGCGGCGGCAGACTATCACCAACGGCGAGCGGTATGTGACGCCGGAGCTTAAAGAGTACGAGTCGCTGATACTGAACGCGCAAGAGCGCATCGAGACGCTGGAGCGTGACATATGGCGGCAGGTGTGCGGGCAAGTCCTGGAGCAGTCGGCGGGGCTGATGGAGCTGGCGGCGTCGCTGGCCGAGACAGACGGAGTGGCGTCGCTGGCGGAAGCGGCGTCGCGGTACGGATACGTGCGGCCTGAGTTGACATTGGAGGGGTCTATCGACATAAAGGCGGGCCGACACCCCATGGTGGAGCGGGTGCTGGCGGCGGGGACCTTTGTGCCCAACGACCTGTACATGGCCAACGACGACGCGCAGCTTTTGATGATCACGGGGCCGAACATGTCCGGCAAGTCCACGTTTATCCGGCAGGCGGCGCTGATAACACTGATGGCGCAAATAGGGAGCTTTGTGCCGGCGGAGAGAGCGAAGATAGGGATGGCGGACAGGATATTTACTCGTGTGGGGTTGCAGGACGACCTGTCGACGGGGCAGTCCACGTTCATGGTGGAGATGGTGGAGACGGCGGCGATATTGAACCAGGCGACGCCGCGGTCGCTGGTGATACTGGACGAGATAGGGCGGGGGACGAGCACTTACGACGGACTCTCCATCGCGAGGGCAGTGGCGGAGCATATCCACAACTCGCCGAGATTGGGGTGCAGGACGTTGTTCGCGACGCACTATCATGAACTGACGGAACTGGCCCACCACGGCGGGCTGCCTCGGGTGCGGAACTTCAGCGTATCGGTGGCGGAGGAGGGCGGGCGGCTGGTGTTCCTGCATCGCATAGTGCCTGGGGGCGCGGACCGGAGCTATGGGGTGCATGTGGCGCAACTGGCCGGGCTGCCCCGGAGCGTGGTGCAGAGGGCGTGGGAGGTTCTAGGGGAATTGGAGGCGGGGTCGATGGTGAATAATGGGGTGGCTACGAAGAAGAGGGGCAAGGGGACGCCGGCGCAGCAGATGGGGCTGTTTGGGAGCGGGGATGGCGGAGTGTCGGAGGAGCTACGGGGGCTGGACGTGAGCGCGATGACGCCGCTGGAGGCGATAAATAAGCTGTTTGAGCTGCAAAAGAGGGCGAGGGAGGAAGGGTAG